The DNA region GTAGTTACATAAAGGAACTGAGActcaggacagaactgaagctgtatagataaTTTTGTCataaagtaaacagacaaaagagtgtagtgtacatagattcctttccctcagattcCCCACACCCAACacagcatcttccccaggactctgggaggaattttctcacAGCTGGAACTTTGGAAAATTCCATTAATCAACTTCtctaagaagttgatcttgggaaatttcaaaaCTACTAGCCCTACATCATTGTTCTACTGTCttagcctcctctttccaccaggtGCTCCATTGTAAATGGGGCCCAgcctctaggacagctgtaaccaaatctttgtAGTCCTGAGgaaataattctattacaagtaggccaagagtttaacatctgctttaaaaGTGGAGAATGCATACAAtgagactatagcttctttaaatctcctcaaatctaacatttccactggagtccagttagctcatacacagccttgagcatttggcagttcctgcaagggtactggatagattaagattaattatttgaaaacaggctgtttctctgtaactgtataattcaatgttgagataggttcacctttaaattcttctgtcttaatctgaatatctctatgatttgtttaaacaagtttttctaaaactattatcttggcactcaaattaaccaacctttttaatgctaaaataaaaatgaccaaacaaataCTATTCATAATTGACATTATATAAATCCCAtgaacattaattatcctcttgtaaattgttccattttcagaattcctAATGTGTTGTCAGAGACCAAATTCTCCGTATTGTAaatatgtttcccattttttttaatgtggaaaaaatttctcttttaattaatttctccctttaggatattttaattgactcaccaaatttgCTGAGTGCATAGAACAGTAGACATTAAAAGGAGTTTCAAGTCAGCTTAGTCTTTTAGCAATTGGAGACAGGTATCCAGAGAGAGGCCACCACCAACCAGGAAAGAAGAAACCAAGGAGACTCAGCTTTGTGTAGCTAAGTATGGAGCCAGGGGGGCCTTCAAGGGCATAAGCAGCTTATTAGTGAATTCATGCCATGAACATTGGGCACCAATTGTAAGACAAATGTCTAAttagtcttcaaaaaaaaaaaaaaaacagagccagatattaggtgAAAAACTGacagatcagggaagcagaaagaagctagccatgttcttaccactagaaatcctcagcctgtttacacacacatatcttttctgtgcctgccatctcacttcctctctctacccagctacatcacttcctgtctgtctgtacaaacctccagacctctatggttaaccagtgttggaatttaaagacATGTGCAGCCATGCTTGGCtatgttctcagtgtggccttgaactcacagagatccggattaATCTCCGCCTCTTGCATGCTACGATTAGAGGTTGTGCTACCATTGCTCGGCTTCTtggtttaatatagtgactgactttttcctctgattttcagataagctttattgggttgcacaaataaagtatctccacaagattctcagGACATTTCAAACCCCAAGATATTAGATCCTGGGCCTTGTTCCATCCTTCCATGCTGAACTGGTAGCATTCCATGTCAAGGAAGATTCTGGATTCCAACCCTATCCTAGGAACATTCTGATCTTGTCATGACCTCTGGCTACTAGCTGTGTGTCTCCAGACACATAGTTAGGCTGTTCTGTGCTCTGGCTTGCTCACTCACTACTCCAGCCCTGTTCTCAAGGTACTTAAGCAGCCAAGGTCAAGGGGCAGGATTCAAGTGCTAgagtgtgagttctaggccagctaggcaACTGAGACACTttctctcaaaacacacacatacagttttaaaccaatttttttgtttgttaacagttttggtttggttttggggcagggtctcagTGTGGCTGTGTATGAAGAACTGGTTATGTCAATGCTTTCATATCAGATGGCTCTCCTTGGATAGAATGGTTACTTAGCACACACGAGACCTCTGCATAAACGTTTTGATAGTGAAATTTGTCATCCTAGTaaagaggtggaagcagaaaggtcttaagttcaaggtcagcctgaacttCATCAGTCTCTTTagagaaaattaacaaaaaatatcaGGGCTCTGTTCTGGGATGTTCTATACggcaaatgtgttgctatgattggtaaataaataaaacactggcgagtggctaggcaggaagtataggcaggactaacagagaggagaaaagaaagaacagtaagGCAGAAGCAGTCACTGCCAgtcgccaccaggacaagcagcatgtgaagatgccggtaagccacgatccacgtggcaagatatagatttatagcaatggattattttaagatataagaatagttagcaagaagcctgccacagccatacagtttttaaaatataagtctctgtgtttacttggttgggtctgagcagctgtgggactggcgggtgacaaagacttgtcctgattgtgggcaggcaggaaaactctagctacagggctCAGTGGACATCATGGATTGGTTCAGCAGGTAGAGGTGCTTGGAACCAAGACTGATGGAACTGGTGTGGTCTCAGACCACAACAGATAGAAAGTAAGAACTGggtcacacaggcacacaggctgATATCTGATTTCAAAGTATACTATTCATGTACactcacaaagacaaaaatcatacattgaatcttaaaagaaaaagggatgagagatggtttagcagtttaGTACCTAGTGTGGACTGCACAATGACCACTGCTACTTGACAAGGTTCCAGCATTTTGACATTGCAGATCTTAATTCTCCGGcatctttttatttcaattttaacaATTCTCACTATATGTGATGAAGTCTCCTTATCCCTTCTACtgtgggaagtttttttttttttttcttgtgagcTACAGTGGAGGATGAGAATTATACATAGGAAGTCTCTTTAAACAAAATCTTGGAAAAAATTCCCACCACCTTGGAACCATAGAGTATGATAACTATGCCTACTCTCACAAAAGAATCCCCATTGTATCCCCCTGAGTACACCAAGAATAGAGAACTTAATGATTTACTGGGCATACCTAGTTCCAAGGATGAAAGcacactggaagaaaacaatgggCTCACATCCACAAAGGCATTTAGATACTTGCTGAATTAATCAATTTTGCCTCAAGAAAAATGCTGTGATGAGGTTGATAGCTGCTTTTATCTTGGAATCATCCAGTCTGTTTTTAACCTTGCTTTAGTCTAAACTGAGATTCAGTTATACAGTATAAAGGGTATAGTCCTTTTTCAATAAAGCAGCAGCCATGCTGATTTACGCTAAGATCATGGCAGTCTCCTGCCTTTGCTAATGCCCCATCTCCTCTTAGGAACCTGAACACGTATGGAGCTGGACTACAGCAAGTGCGTCTTGTAGAcatttagtttccagcacccacatagcagatCACATCTGAAATTACCACATCGATTACATCCATATGGTACTGTCCAGTATGAATTTTTTCATGGCTGTGAAGATGATTCTTCTGTGCAAACGTTTTACCATATTCAATACATTCACAGAGTTTCTTTCcaagtatgaattctttcatgactatGAAGACTTCTCTTCTctgtaaaggctttaccacactgattacattcatagggtttctctccataATGAATTATTTCATGTCTGTGAAAATTCCTCTTctctgcaaaggctttaccacattcattacatttatagggtttctctccattatgaattctttcatgactttgaagaCTACTCTTccgtgcaaaggctttaccacactgattacattcatagggtttctctccagaatgaagaCTTTCATGTCTATGAAGATGACTcttctgtgcaaaggctttaccacattgattacattcatagggtttctcaccattatgaattctttcatgactgagAAGATGACTCTTCTctgtaaaggctttaccacattgattacattcatagggtttctctccagtatgaattctttcatgactgagAAGATGACTCTTCTGTGCAAAGAGTttgccacattcattacattcatagggtttctctccggtATGAGTTTTTAAGTGAGTGAGAAGACGACTATTATATGgaaaagctttaccacattgattacatgcataaggtttctctccagtatgaattctttcatgactgagAAGATAACTCTTtcgtgcaaaggctttaccacattcatgacattgatagggtttctctccagtatgaattctttcatgacagAGAAGACTATTCTTCCCtctaaaggctttaccacatcgattacatttatagggtttctctccagtgtgaaatCTTTCATGACTCTGAAGACTTCTCTTCTCTgcaaaggcttttccacattgattacattcatagggtttctctccagtatgaattattTCATGCCTGTGAAGAACATTCTTCTGTACAAAGGCTTGACCACATTgactacattcatagggtttctctccagtatgaattctttcatgtctgtgaAGATCACTCTTCtgtacaaaggctttaccacattgatgacattcatagggtttctctccagtatgaataaTTTTATGTCTGTGAAGTTCATGCTTCTgtgcaaatgctttaccacattCATGACATTCAtgaggtttctctccagtatgactttTTAAGTGACTGAGAAGATGACTGTTATATacaaatgctttaccacattcatgacattcatagggtttctctccagtatgaattctttcatgactgagAAGACTATTCTTCACtctaaaggctttaccacattcattacatttatagggtttctcttcAGTATGAAATCTTTCATGACTGTGAAGGCTTCTCTCttctgcaaaggctttaccacattgattacattcatagggtttctctccagtgtaaCTTCCATTATGTATTAAGGGACAttcaaaggctttatcacattgctGAGATTCATACCTTTTCTCACTAGTTTGAATTCTATGTACTTGATGAGGACTATGACATGCAAAGCCTTTACATCTTTGATTATACTCACAGGGCTTTCCTTCCAAATGAGTTCTTTGGTGTTTTAAAGAGCAATCACATctaaaggctttatcacattgattataTTCATAGAGATTCTCTTCATTATTGGGTGATTTGTGTGTTTGAAGATGCCTGTAACGGCTAAAGCCTTTAGTAGATGactcacatttattattttctcttaacaCATGAGGTTTTTCACATCTTTGAAGAGAACTTGAAGAACTCAGAGTTGGACCACACTGACTGCATTCATAACATTTTCTTATACTGTGAGCCACACTACATGTGCACAGTGAACcagaagagagagatgaatttCCATATTCCTGGTACTCATTTTCTCCAATGAGAGTTTGTTGATGAATTTCCACTGAAGCTGGAAAAGCAGTTAATTGTAAACTTGTATCACAGTCATCATGTCTTCTCATAGTGG from Peromyscus leucopus breed LL Stock chromosome 22, UCI_PerLeu_2.1, whole genome shotgun sequence includes:
- the LOC114687998 gene encoding LOW QUALITY PROTEIN: zinc finger protein 260-like (The sequence of the model RefSeq protein was modified relative to this genomic sequence to represent the inferred CDS: deleted 1 base in 1 codon), whose translation is MEAVTYEDVHVNFTHEEWALLDPSQKHLYKDVMMETYWNLTCIGYKWEDHNIEEHCQSCRRNGRCVICHSGHNPCEHKGHGKKHCTSVSLRTTERYVVVPTMRRHDDCDTSLQLTAFPASVEIHQQTLIGENEYQEYGNSSLSSGSLCTCSVAHSIRKCYECSQCGPTLSSSSSLQRCEKPHVLRENNKCESSTKGFSRYRHLQTHKSPNNEENLYEYNQCDKAFRCDCSLKHQRTHLEGKPCEYNQRCKGFACHSPHQVHRIQTSEKRYESQQCDKAFECPLIHNGSYTGEKPYECNQCGKAFAEERSLHSHERFHTEEKPYKCNECGKAFRVKNSLLSHERIHTGEKPYECHECGKAFVYNSHLLSHLKSHTGEKPHECHECGKAFAQKHELHRHKIIHTGEKPYECHQCGKAFVQKSDLHRHERIHTGEKPYECSQCGQAFVQKNVLHRHEIIHTGEKPYECNQCGKAFAEKRSLQSHERFHTGEKPYKCNRCGKAFRGKNSLLCHERIHTGEKPYQCHECGKAFARKSYLLSHERIHTGEKPYACNQCGKAFPYNSRLLTHLKTHTGEKPYECNECGKLFAQKSHLLSHERIHTGEKPYECNQCGKAFTEKSHLLSHERIHNGEKPYECNQCGKAFAQKSHLHRHESLHSGEKPYECNQCGKAFARKSSLQSHERIHNGEKPYKCNECGKAFAEKRNFHRHEIIHYGEKPYECNQCGKAFTEKRSLHSHERIHTGKKLCECIEYGKTFAQKNHLHSHEKIHTGQYHMDVIDVVISDVICYVGAGN